In the genome of Acidimicrobiia bacterium, one region contains:
- a CDS encoding histidine phosphatase family protein, with translation MKRLILLRHAKSDWNAEFGSDHSRPLNERGMAAARAIGVALARSDQTPDLVVSSSALRAQSTAFLAADTGGWNCEIRITDELYGTSAGSVLSIVTDTADDVARLMLVGHEPTWSTTAGVLIGGGRVRVTTGSAVAIDLPSWELAEPGRGELAWMLTPRLFTDGEWDLGNMAPDSG, from the coding sequence GTTCCGACCATTCGCGGCCCTTGAACGAGCGCGGGATGGCTGCCGCCAGAGCAATCGGGGTTGCACTGGCTCGTTCGGATCAGACTCCGGATCTGGTGGTTTCGTCATCTGCCCTCAGGGCCCAGTCGACCGCCTTCCTGGCGGCAGATACGGGTGGATGGAACTGCGAAATCCGGATCACCGACGAGCTGTACGGGACATCCGCCGGATCGGTCTTGAGCATCGTCACCGACACGGCCGACGATGTTGCTCGTCTCATGCTCGTGGGACACGAACCAACCTGGTCGACCACGGCGGGCGTGCTGATCGGTGGTGGTCGAGTCAGGGTCACGACCGGATCCGCCGTCGCCATCGACCTTCCATCCTGGGAACTTGCCGAACCAGGGCGTGGGGAACTCGCCTGGATGTTGACGCCCCGCCTCTTCACAGACGGCGAGTGGGATCTCGGCAACATGGCTCCTGACTCCGGCTGA
- a CDS encoding HAMP domain-containing sensor histidine kinase: MSRRLRYEQAIAACAHSLLTTDESSALEVAARALLSATEAQYLFIDRNVEDAEIGFAAENVITVSADGRDGVGLDGWKMVSWSTMPAAREALSAGEPFMYRVEALAGSERDQHFDGFTDEVLKIPILIAGEWVGHMGIAAARGLSWSDDEVALLGAATQMVGAFWERHTTRYQLEAALAASDRQLRYQRALAICARELLLGPDESALERAVEAMRDASGSSFGFVDVVENDPTTGPTLVKLLTSVAPGVEVTADDYEYWKRVPLARIPSAWARLRDGCPYSHGLGSINEADRAWYENAPTPRISDLKLPISVDGALAGVIGFSHAASHQEWGEDELELLQAGARMIAAHWEREAAHARLTELVASKDEFVAGVSHELRTPLTAVVGLAQELRDHLTSFTNDEIAEFVALIAQQGTDVAHIVEDLLVAARADIDGVTVVPQPVQLVDELAAILVGLSELKASRVGVTGNTVKVDADPARFRQVVRNLVTNALRYGGPHIEVVLSKSDAHGILEVRDDGPGIPEEHRTAVFDAYHRAHDPKGQPASVGLGLTVSRHLARLMGGELDYRFEDGWSVFSLRLPRSVE, from the coding sequence ATGAGTCGCCGCCTGCGCTATGAGCAGGCCATTGCGGCGTGCGCCCATTCACTCCTGACCACCGATGAGTCATCCGCACTCGAGGTGGCGGCGCGGGCGTTGCTGTCTGCGACCGAAGCCCAGTATCTGTTCATCGATCGCAACGTAGAGGACGCTGAAATCGGTTTTGCCGCCGAGAACGTCATCACCGTCTCTGCCGATGGGCGCGATGGTGTCGGTCTGGACGGCTGGAAGATGGTCTCGTGGTCGACCATGCCGGCCGCCCGTGAGGCGTTGTCGGCGGGCGAACCGTTCATGTACAGGGTCGAAGCTCTCGCCGGGAGCGAGCGCGATCAACACTTCGACGGATTCACCGACGAAGTCCTGAAGATCCCGATTCTGATCGCCGGCGAGTGGGTAGGTCACATGGGGATCGCCGCCGCTCGCGGCCTGTCGTGGAGCGATGACGAAGTCGCCCTGCTCGGCGCGGCCACGCAGATGGTTGGTGCCTTCTGGGAGCGTCACACGACCAGATATCAGCTGGAAGCGGCTCTCGCTGCATCGGACCGTCAGCTCAGATATCAGCGTGCGCTCGCCATTTGTGCGCGAGAGTTGTTGCTCGGTCCGGATGAGTCGGCACTCGAGCGGGCCGTTGAAGCGATGCGGGACGCTTCCGGTTCTTCGTTCGGGTTTGTTGATGTCGTCGAGAACGATCCGACAACCGGCCCGACCCTCGTCAAGTTGCTGACCTCTGTTGCGCCCGGGGTCGAAGTAACTGCGGACGATTATGAGTACTGGAAGCGAGTACCGCTTGCCCGGATCCCATCCGCCTGGGCTCGACTCCGGGACGGGTGCCCTTATAGCCATGGTCTGGGTTCGATCAACGAGGCGGATCGAGCCTGGTACGAGAATGCACCCACTCCTCGGATCTCGGATCTCAAGCTGCCGATCAGTGTCGACGGGGCTCTGGCCGGAGTCATCGGGTTCTCCCACGCGGCAAGCCACCAGGAGTGGGGCGAGGATGAATTGGAGCTTCTCCAGGCCGGTGCGCGGATGATCGCCGCTCACTGGGAACGTGAGGCCGCCCACGCTCGATTGACCGAGCTCGTGGCCTCCAAGGACGAGTTCGTGGCGGGCGTTAGTCACGAACTGAGGACGCCGTTGACTGCCGTCGTCGGTCTCGCGCAGGAGCTCAGGGACCACCTCACGTCATTCACGAACGACGAGATCGCCGAATTCGTTGCGCTCATTGCCCAGCAGGGAACCGATGTTGCGCACATCGTCGAGGACCTCCTGGTGGCCGCCCGCGCCGATATCGACGGAGTGACGGTGGTCCCGCAGCCGGTGCAACTGGTCGATGAGCTGGCCGCCATCCTGGTCGGCCTCTCCGAACTCAAGGCATCACGGGTGGGCGTCACCGGTAACACCGTGAAGGTGGACGCCGACCCGGCCCGGTTCCGCCAGGTCGTTCGCAATCTGGTCACCAACGCGCTTCGGTACGGCGGGCCACACATCGAGGTCGTGCTCTCCAAATCTGACGCGCATGGGATCCTCGAAGTTCGCGACGACGGTCCGGGCATTCCCGAGGAGCACCGGACGGCGGTCTTCGATGCCTATCACCGTGCGCACGATCCGAAAGGACAACCGGCTTCGGTTGGGCTAGGGCTCACGGTGAGCCGTCACCTCGCCCGTCTCATGGGTGGTGAGCTCGACTACCGCTTCGAAGACGGGTGGAGTGTCTTCTCGCTCAGGCTTCCGCGTTCTGTGGAGTGA